A stretch of the Bacillus anthracis str. Vollum genome encodes the following:
- the dnaX gene encoding DNA polymerase III subunit gamma/tau gives MSYQALYRTWRPQKFEDVVGQKHVTKTLQNALLQEKVSHAYLFSGPRGTGKTTIAKVFAKAINCEHAPVAEPCNECPSCLGITQGSISDVLEIDAASNNGVDEIRDIRDKVKYAPSAVEYKVYIIDEVHMLSMGAFNALLKTLEEPPGHVIFILATTEPHKIPPTIISRCQRFEFRKISVNDIVERLSTVVTNEGTQVEDEALQIVARAAEGGMRDALSLIDQAISYSDERVTTEDVLAVTGSVSQQYLGNLVECIRENDVSRALRIIDEMMGKGKDPVRFMEDFIYYYRDMLLYQTSPQLEHMLERVMVDEQFRMLSEEMQPEVIYEIIHTLSKGQQEMKWTNHPRIFLEVVMVQLCQQFMMQANGADRLQAIMNRMQQLEKELEQVKKNGVPVGVQQEVKETRAAPKPVRTGSMKIPVGRVNEVLKQAKRQDLEQLKAVWGELLGRLKAYNKVAFAVLLENSEPVAASDDTYVLAFQYEIHCKMASENREAMDTVEQALFELLSKKLNMIAIPKSEWGKIREDFLKREGGSSEESPEKKEDPLIEEAIKLVGQELIEIKE, from the coding sequence GTGTCATACCAAGCGTTATACCGAACATGGAGACCGCAAAAATTTGAAGATGTAGTCGGTCAAAAGCACGTGACAAAAACGTTGCAAAATGCCCTTCTTCAAGAGAAAGTTTCACATGCATATTTATTTTCTGGCCCAAGGGGAACAGGAAAAACGACAATTGCAAAAGTATTTGCAAAGGCAATCAACTGTGAACATGCCCCGGTAGCTGAACCTTGTAATGAATGTCCCTCTTGTTTGGGAATTACGCAAGGGTCTATTTCAGATGTATTAGAAATTGATGCGGCTTCAAATAACGGTGTAGATGAAATTCGAGATATTAGAGATAAAGTAAAATATGCTCCAAGTGCTGTAGAATATAAAGTATACATTATTGATGAAGTCCACATGCTTTCTATGGGTGCCTTCAATGCGCTTTTAAAAACGTTAGAAGAGCCGCCAGGACATGTTATCTTTATTTTGGCGACAACAGAACCGCATAAGATACCGCCTACAATCATTTCGCGTTGCCAACGTTTCGAATTTCGAAAAATATCAGTAAATGATATTGTTGAGAGATTGTCGACGGTTGTGACTAATGAAGGTACGCAAGTAGAAGATGAGGCGTTACAAATTGTTGCGCGTGCCGCTGAAGGTGGTATGCGTGATGCGCTTAGTCTTATTGATCAGGCGATATCTTATAGTGATGAGAGGGTTACGACAGAAGATGTATTAGCTGTAACGGGTTCTGTTTCTCAGCAATACTTAGGCAACTTAGTAGAGTGTATACGTGAAAATGATGTATCAAGGGCGTTACGTATCATAGATGAGATGATGGGTAAAGGGAAAGATCCAGTTCGTTTTATGGAGGATTTCATTTACTATTATCGTGATATGCTTTTATATCAAACTTCACCACAACTGGAACATATGTTGGAACGAGTAATGGTAGATGAGCAATTCCGTATGTTAAGTGAAGAAATGCAACCGGAAGTAATCTATGAAATCATTCATACTCTTAGTAAGGGACAACAGGAAATGAAGTGGACAAATCATCCGCGAATTTTCTTAGAAGTCGTTATGGTACAACTGTGTCAACAGTTTATGATGCAAGCAAACGGTGCAGATCGTTTACAAGCAATTATGAACAGGATGCAGCAATTGGAGAAAGAGTTAGAACAAGTCAAAAAGAATGGTGTGCCGGTCGGTGTGCAACAGGAAGTTAAAGAGACGCGTGCAGCACCAAAGCCAGTGCGGACAGGGAGTATGAAGATTCCTGTTGGACGTGTAAATGAAGTATTAAAACAAGCAAAGCGTCAAGATTTAGAACAATTAAAAGCTGTGTGGGGTGAGTTACTAGGAAGACTCAAAGCATACAACAAAGTAGCATTTGCCGTTTTATTAGAAAATAGCGAACCAGTAGCAGCTTCGGATGATACTTACGTTTTAGCGTTTCAATATGAGATTCACTGTAAAATGGCAAGCGAAAATCGAGAAGCTATGGATACAGTGGAACAAGCTTTATTTGAATTGCTAAGTAAAAAATTAAATATGATTGCCATTCCAAAAAGTGAATGGGGTAAAATTCGTGAAGATTTTTTAAAACGTGAAGGTGGAAGTTCTGAAGAAAGCCCAGAGAAAAAAGAAGATCCTCTTATAGAAGAGGCCATAAAATTAGTAGGGCAAGAACTCATTGAAATAAAAGAGTAA
- a CDS encoding YbaB/EbfC family nucleoid-associated protein, with amino-acid sequence MRGGMGNMNNMMKQMQKMQKEMAKAQEELGEKTVEGTAGGGMITVIANGHKQILEVKVKEEVVDPEDIEMLQDLVLAATNDALKKADELSNSTMGKFTKGLNLPGGMF; translated from the coding sequence ATGCGTGGCGGAATGGGAAATATGAATAACATGATGAAACAAATGCAAAAGATGCAAAAGGAAATGGCAAAGGCGCAAGAAGAACTAGGAGAAAAAACAGTTGAAGGTACAGCTGGTGGCGGTATGATCACAGTTATTGCAAATGGTCATAAGCAAATTCTTGAAGTAAAAGTGAAAGAAGAAGTTGTAGATCCAGAAGATATCGAAATGTTACAAGACTTAGTTTTAGCTGCAACGAATGATGCACTTAAAAAAGCTGATGAACTTTCAAACTCTACAATGGGTAAATTTACAAAAGGCTTAAACTTACCGGGTGGAATGTTCTAG
- the recR gene encoding recombination protein RecR, with translation MHYPEPISKLIDSFMKLPGIGPKTAVRLAFFVLDMKEDDVLGFAKALVNAKRDLAYCSVCGHITDRDPCYICNDSHRDQSVVCVVQEPKDVIAMEKMKEYQGVYHVLRGAISPMGGIGPEDINIPQLLKRLHDETVQEVILATNPNIEGEATAMYISRLLKPTGIKVTRIAHGLPVGGDLEYADEVTLSKALEGRREV, from the coding sequence ATGCATTATCCAGAACCAATATCAAAACTAATTGATAGTTTTATGAAATTGCCAGGAATCGGACCGAAAACAGCGGTTCGATTGGCATTTTTCGTATTAGATATGAAAGAAGATGATGTGTTAGGTTTTGCAAAAGCACTTGTAAATGCAAAGCGAGACTTAGCGTATTGTTCCGTATGTGGGCATATTACTGACCGTGACCCTTGTTATATTTGTAACGATTCACATCGAGATCAATCAGTGGTTTGTGTCGTACAAGAACCGAAAGATGTAATCGCGATGGAAAAGATGAAAGAGTATCAAGGTGTATATCATGTGTTACGTGGTGCTATCTCTCCAATGGGGGGAATTGGACCAGAAGACATTAATATCCCGCAGCTTTTAAAGCGACTGCACGATGAAACGGTACAAGAAGTAATATTAGCAACAAATCCTAATATTGAAGGGGAAGCTACAGCGATGTATATATCCCGCCTCTTAAAGCCGACAGGTATTAAAGTAACTCGTATTGCACATGGTCTGCCGGTTGGTGGAGATTTAGAATATGCAGATGAAGTGACACTGTCGAAAGCGTTAGAAGGTCGTAGAGAAGTATAA
- a CDS encoding YaaL family protein codes for MFFQKKGKLRKEYDDNLIVLLEKVKNEWLRQKRMVEQSVEPSQDVLCSLKIAEAKYFFLLKEAKRRPVKMEQW; via the coding sequence ATGTTCTTTCAAAAAAAGGGTAAATTGCGTAAAGAGTATGATGATAATCTAATTGTACTATTAGAAAAAGTGAAGAATGAATGGTTACGTCAAAAGAGAATGGTTGAACAAAGCGTTGAACCATCTCAAGATGTACTTTGTTCTTTAAAAATAGCAGAGGCGAAATATTTCTTTTTGCTCAAAGAAGCGAAACGTCGTCCTGTAAAGATGGAACAATGGTAA
- a CDS encoding pro-sigmaK processing inhibitor BofA family protein, whose amino-acid sequence MNSTIIIVGILALVFIFLVFGVSSKPLRFIGKALFHVTLGVALLFIVNVVGTYFDFHIPINLGTATITSLLGLPGVAALVVIKLYIMPR is encoded by the coding sequence ATGAATTCTACAATTATTATTGTTGGTATTCTTGCGTTGGTTTTTATTTTCCTTGTTTTTGGTGTTTCTTCTAAGCCGTTACGTTTTATAGGAAAAGCGCTCTTTCATGTTACTTTGGGAGTAGCATTACTTTTTATCGTAAATGTTGTAGGAACATATTTCGATTTTCATATTCCAATAAATTTAGGAACTGCAACAATCACAAGTTTATTAGGTCTACCTGGTGTTGCTGCATTGGTGGTTATTAAGCTTTACATTATGCCAAGATAA
- a CDS encoding sigma factor G inhibitor Gin: MKSQNEVCIVCETERKEGIYVYNNLICYECEKDMVNTETDDPKYIYYLKQLRKLEVSYF; encoded by the coding sequence ATGAAATCACAAAACGAAGTTTGTATTGTTTGTGAGACAGAAAGAAAAGAAGGGATATATGTTTATAATAATTTAATATGTTATGAATGTGAAAAGGACATGGTGAATACGGAAACAGATGATCCGAAGTATATATATTATTTAAAACAACTTCGAAAATTAGAAGTATCATATTTTTAA
- a CDS encoding aminotransferase class I/II-fold pyridoxal phosphate-dependent enzyme, giving the protein MNQNRIPLYEALIEFKERRRLSFHVPGHKNGLNFPQEVVEEFKDILSIDVTELSGLDDLHSPFECIDEAQQLLADVYGVNKSYFLINGSTVGNLAMILSCCGEHDIVLVQRNCHKSIINGLKLAGANPIFLDPWIDEAYNVPVGIHDEIIKEAIEKYPNAKALILTHPNYYGMGMDLEASIAYAHTHKIPVLVDEAHGAHFCLGGAFPQSALAYGADMVVHSAHKTLPAMTMGSYLHINSRLVKEEKVSTYLSMLQSSSPSYPIMASLDIARFTIARIKEKGHDEIVEFLQEFKEELSTIPQIAILQYPLQDGLKITVQTRCRLSGYELQSVFEKVGIYTEMADPYNVLFILPLQVNKKYMKAIEMIRVALQYYEVKDKTESIRYTYKGEISPLPYTYKQLEEYETKVVPIEEAVGMVAAEMVIPYPPGIPLIMYGERITSGHKEQIMYLEKAGARFQGSRKYMKVYDIESRF; this is encoded by the coding sequence ATGAATCAAAATCGCATACCTTTATATGAAGCATTAATAGAGTTTAAAGAAAGAAGACGGTTATCCTTTCATGTTCCAGGTCATAAAAATGGTTTAAACTTCCCTCAGGAGGTAGTAGAGGAGTTTAAAGATATACTATCTATCGATGTAACTGAGTTGTCAGGATTAGATGATTTACATAGTCCGTTTGAATGTATAGATGAGGCACAACAATTATTAGCTGATGTATATGGAGTGAACAAAAGTTATTTTTTAATTAATGGTTCAACAGTCGGGAATCTAGCAATGATTTTGTCTTGTTGTGGGGAACATGATATTGTTCTTGTACAAAGAAATTGTCATAAATCGATTATTAATGGTTTAAAATTAGCGGGAGCAAATCCTATTTTTTTAGATCCATGGATTGATGAAGCTTATAACGTACCAGTGGGAATTCATGATGAGATTATTAAGGAAGCGATTGAAAAATACCCAAATGCGAAAGCGCTCATTTTAACGCATCCTAATTATTATGGTATGGGGATGGATCTAGAGGCAAGCATTGCTTATGCACATACACATAAAATCCCTGTGCTAGTAGATGAAGCACATGGGGCTCATTTTTGTTTAGGCGGGGCATTTCCACAGTCAGCGTTAGCATATGGTGCAGATATGGTAGTTCATTCTGCGCATAAAACATTACCCGCGATGACGATGGGATCCTATTTACATATAAATAGTCGTTTAGTGAAAGAAGAAAAAGTTTCTACTTATTTAAGTATGCTACAATCTAGTAGTCCATCGTATCCAATTATGGCTTCTCTTGATATTGCACGCTTTACAATAGCACGTATAAAAGAAAAGGGACATGATGAAATTGTCGAGTTTTTACAGGAATTTAAAGAAGAATTGAGTACTATTCCACAAATAGCTATTTTACAATATCCATTACAAGACGGGCTAAAGATTACCGTACAGACGCGTTGTCGGTTATCAGGATACGAATTACAGTCTGTATTTGAAAAGGTCGGTATATATACAGAAATGGCAGATCCATATAATGTCTTATTTATTTTGCCTTTGCAAGTAAATAAGAAATATATGAAGGCTATAGAGATGATCCGAGTAGCATTGCAATACTATGAGGTGAAAGACAAGACGGAATCTATTCGTTATACTTATAAAGGAGAAATTTCTCCCCTGCCGTATACATATAAACAACTGGAAGAATACGAAACAAAAGTAGTACCTATAGAAGAAGCAGTTGGGATGGTAGCAGCGGAAATGGTAATTCCGTATCCACCTGGTATTCCATTGATTATGTATGGAGAAAGAATTACTTCAGGACATAAAGAACAAATTATGTATTTAGAAAAAGCAGGTGCTCGTTTTCAAGGTAGCAGGAAATATATGAAAGTGTATGATATAGAAAGTAGGTTTTAG
- the tmk gene encoding dTMP kinase yields MKGLFVTIEGPEGSGKTTLIQSLLPYFEQKEQKVMATREPGGIAISEDIRTILHKQEYTMMEARTEALLYAAARRQHLVEKVMPALNEDYLVLCDRFIDSSLAYQGYARGLGMDKVFEINRFATEDCMPSLTIYLDIEPEVGLARIAKDAGREVNRLDMEDISFHKRVREGYLQVVERFSDRIVLVNADQPMEKLIEEVIQVIEDKLL; encoded by the coding sequence ATGAAGGGATTATTTGTAACAATTGAAGGTCCAGAAGGTTCGGGTAAAACAACATTAATTCAAAGTTTATTGCCATACTTTGAACAAAAGGAACAAAAGGTAATGGCGACGAGAGAACCGGGTGGTATTGCAATTTCTGAGGATATTAGAACGATTTTACATAAACAAGAATATACGATGATGGAAGCACGTACAGAGGCACTATTATATGCTGCTGCACGTAGACAGCATTTAGTAGAAAAAGTTATGCCGGCGCTTAATGAGGATTACCTTGTATTATGTGATCGTTTTATAGATAGCTCTTTAGCGTATCAAGGATATGCAAGAGGATTAGGTATGGATAAAGTATTTGAAATAAATCGTTTCGCAACAGAGGACTGTATGCCTAGTTTAACAATTTACTTAGATATTGAGCCAGAGGTTGGCTTAGCGCGAATTGCAAAAGATGCAGGACGTGAAGTGAATCGGTTAGATATGGAAGATATCTCTTTCCATAAACGTGTGCGTGAAGGGTATTTACAAGTTGTAGAACGTTTTTCGGATCGTATTGTATTAGTAAATGCTGATCAACCAATGGAAAAACTTATAGAAGAAGTTATTCAGGTTATAGAAGATAAATTGTTATAA